The sequence below is a genomic window from Humulus lupulus chromosome 3, drHumLupu1.1, whole genome shotgun sequence.
TTTTAAAAATAATATGCAGGGATTTCTACTTCTAAACTTGACCAAACAGATTGGTAGAAAAAGGCTTAGTTATATATTTGTACACATATATGTGTAGGTaaatagaaataaataaatatatatatgtgtctgTGCATATATACAGCCTGCGAATCATTCACTTAATATAAATGAGACACTACTTCCCAATTACTCAATGCCTAGTAACTGAAAGTAgtcatattcaaatttaaaaaaagtaATAAGATGCACTTTAGAGAGTGCCCCGGAATCTAGCATATGAGAAATTAATTATATACTCAAACAAAAACATTCTACTCCTTCCTGCTACTTTCAGAGCGGCAAGAATTCTAGAAGGAAGGACCACTGTACCTCAGATCGAATTTTATTTAAAGCCTGAGAGTCAGCCGCCTCCTCAACAGATTCCCTGATTTCCATTATCTGCATTTATATCGGTAAAGTTCTGGTAAATAAGAGTACATCAAAATTTTCATCCATACTATAATCTTAGTAAATACCAAACATAGAAAAGCCCGATTCCACAATAGTAcataaataacaattttttttcacAAGCTTCTCCTTTCCTTTATTGTCTTACACTAAACACAATGCTGGACGAGAGCACTACTGGAAGGAACAACAGCTTCACTTTGTTTTGTAGATgtatttcttaaaataaaattcaaatacgaATTAAATTCCATTACATTGAGCAAACATGCCATCCCAACTTACCTCAGCAAGCAAATCAAGTTCTGAAATAGTTTCTTCTTCATCAACATTTACACCTTCAAGCTTTAGCTGTCACAAAAGTAGCCAACTTTAGTTTCATGAACTTGTATATGTGTTGGttcacaaaaacagagcaaatgaGGCAAACAAACACACTATAAAGGTCCTTCTAAATGTAAATCACGAGATCTCCTCCAACCCCTCAATTTGGTTTTTTATTAGAAGCTTTTACACAAGAAAAAGAGGACACGAAAGTACATATTTTCATATAAACTCGTATGGCCTAATAAAACGCATAAAAATTGGAAAGACAGAACACTTACTACATAGATTGCCCTTGACAAAGGCTTGCTTAGAGTGCGGTATGCATCAATCACCCGAGCAGACTGGTCAGCAGCATATTCTTTTTCTTTCTAACAAAATACCAGAAAGCTCAACGCAAAGCAATATTTGTCAAATTAACAGTCTCAAAGTGTATCATTATAGAAGACAGACCTCAGATTTAGAATGCACTAAATCAGGGTGCAATTGTTTTTGCCAGTCTTTGTACTTCCTCTCCAAATTGTGATCTTCAATATCATACTTTTTCTCCCTAATCACCAAAAATAACCAAAACTCGAAAATGATTACAGAAACTTATAACTATATAGTATCTAATGAAAGTGACTAAATTTATTAGCATTAATCTCTACTCATTGATCAACCTAATATAAAAGTTTGAGcttgaaaaaattatataatccttgcaatcttcttcttcctttatatatatatatatatatatattattcagaAACCAAACAAGAAATAGCTAagaaaatttccaaaaaaaaaaacttactgcTTACTACGAAACTAAATCCCAATCCAACTTCAAAACATTCATTCAAAAAAGCTGATTGACTTACAATCCATATATTTGAAAGTAATCCACCGAGTGATCCATGGGTTGAATGCACCGACAAGACTGACACACAAGAAACGGCGCCGCTTCAGCCTTGGCATTACAGTTCCAGCATTTAGCATGGACATCCGGGACCGATTGGGAAGAAATAAATATTTTCCCGGAAATTCTGCGCCCAAGAAAATCGAGTCCAGGACTAGGGAAGAGCCTGTGATTCTCCAAAAAAGTGGGCGGTGAGGGTGGGCAGAAGGAAGATGAAGATGGACATTTGGCTGCCAGGTATAATTGGAAATTAGGGTTGGGAGAAAGGGTTCGCCGGAGAACGGCTGTGGAGGAGAGTAGGTTCCGCAGATTCTGTCTCGTCATCGCCGGAAATCTATGGTTTTGTTTTCCGTAAACTTCCCGTAACTATAATAACGCTAGAGAAACCGTTGGTATAAACGACTAgtcctttttttcttttctgttttgtTTTAAGGCAAATTATTCAATCCCTCACTATGATTTGTGATTTGAGGGATTTCATACCTCATATATGagaaaatgaaatgaaatgaCCTACTGGTTCATTTGACATTGATTGCGGATCATTGTAGCTCCCATTACCCAACCAGTtttcataataaaataaatatatatacattgtaAAAGTAAAAATCTCTAACATTTTTTTAGCGAATCAATTGAAAAACAGCAAGATATTGGTGAAATATTTTAGTACAcgtatcattattttttttatttttttctatttgcTAATTTAGCTAGACAATCTGGTAAATGAATATGAGATCTTTTATTAACTTCTCAAAATTGGATTAAGAcactttaattttattaaaaattaatataaatatatcttttttattaacttatgctctttttttttttttatctttttcatattctaaaaaataaatataaataaaataatttaaatatttagacataaaaattaaaacaaaaaatatatgaattaaagtaaaagttttaaaaaaaaaattatatataattgttttttaaaattatgaaaataagataaaacaaaatgattgaaattaaaacaaaaaaagaaattaaaaattaaagaatataaaaaaattgagaaaaatgttaacaataaataaaaaataataattctttTTAATAAATGAGTTGCCGATATATATTATTAGGCTGTAAATATTATCCgaatattttctctttttctaaaataataTGAGTGTACTTGTGTTTAAAGGGGTTGTATTAATTTAGGGGAAGATTGTTACAAGACCAGATATTGAAAGATAgtctttttttaaataaagtattATTGTTAATTAGGTAGATAAAACTTGTTTTATGTAATACATGAATGTAGTTGAAATTAGAGCTATAAATGTGGGTTGGCCCGGTCCGACACAACCCACATTTTTCGTGCCTTCAAAAAAAGTGGGACGGGACAGGCCAGCCCGCATTTGAATATACAAGCTCAGCTGGGCCCAGATCGTGCCAGCCCACTTTTCTAAAGTAGGTTAGCCCATTTTTTAAAATGGGCTATTTTCGTGCCCTAAAAACAGGCCTTAAGCCTGCCAAAATATGGACCCAATTTGGGCTCAATTCAAGCCCAAattatttcaaacatttttttcCCTGTTTTACTTTTacatatattatgtatatttacttaattattaCAACAAAAATTcccaatttaaaaataaaaataaaataagcatTACCTCTTTTATGTATGTCTAAAGTAAGAGACACAACTCTTTTAGAGATCTCAAAATCATCAATGACAAAAGTGACAACATTATATATGTTCTTGGCATTATGCTCATGATGCATTAATTTAAATCCAGTGATTCTTTTCTCTGATCTCCAGTCTGAATCAATGTAATAAGAAGTAACACATACATAATCTTGTTTAGAACGAGCAATCCAAATATCAGATGTGCAAGCAACATAATCATTCAAAGTACTAAATTCATCAATCAAATGTGCACGCATAGCTATAACCTTTTATGAAATCATTTATAGTGGTTGTTCTAGACACCGACTTAAAATGTGGACAAAATGCTTTTTGAATGAACTCTTCAAACCACACACTTTCTCCAATTTAGTTGGTGAATCCGCTTGTGCTATGTATCTAGCCAGACACTCCCTAGCAACAAGATAATCATAACTCCaagaatgtagagtccaagaactttacttagctagttagatagcagtagtaatagtaatagctagtagtagttgtagtatgtttattactgtggattttggttcaagccgggacttagttggacactcgtagcaacacttgtagattttataagtttaacctatagtttaagaatattaattataacttaaggtttgattaatatgactgattatgaagatgatatttattataccataaggtttagatagacccaataagatattaacacttgtcatgtgaattatgcgccgtatccagtacaacacatggagctagtttatgagcggttccgtaagcaacacgcttcgaactttgaagggactatagaccccttcgaggcagaagagtggctaagaaatgtggagccaatcttgacacacatgaacctcagcaacgcggactgcatatcctgcgtttcttctTTGCTCATGAAGGATGCCAAGATATGGTGGGACCTCGTCCGGCaaacgcatgatgttgccactatgacttggacccattttgtggagctattccataAGAAGTACTATAATTTGGCTGTACTCGcctcaagagttgaggagttcgctggtttgaagcaagggagtttatcagtggcggaatatgctcggcagttcgatcgattggctaagttcgcaccgaaaatggttccaactgactatctgagggtgtctaagttcgttagaggagtTCGActgaagatcgagctaggggttaagttagcaagcccaggaaatactacttatgacgacgttctagagacggcaatagaagtagaaaggttgcaggctaacgttagtaaagaagaagctagtaagcctgagcctagacaacaGGGTCAATCTCAGACAAGttggaacaacaaccacaacaacaacaatcaatccagcaacaacaacaacaacaacggtcagaaaagaaggcatcctgacaataagcaatccgacaacgataaaagggcacagacaaataatggaggtagtaggccgagttatgtagaatacccgccatgtgctaagtgccaaaggaaacatcctgaggaatgtcgggcaaacaccaagggatgttacaactgtggtcaagagggACACCAAAAGAAAGAACGTCCTCAGCTCAAGtcagaggggaaaaaggaagataagatggttcctgccagggtttttgccctaacccaaggagaggctgatgctagcaataaggtggtcacaggtcaggtttctatcctcaataatatatgttctgtattatttgattcgggagccactcattcatatatctcgttaggaatgatagaaaaactagacaaaccttgtgaaagatttagaactaggtttgtaaccgagttgccttcgggcaaagtaattctatcatcacggatagtacgaggcgtaccaatcaagattgaggatgtagaactagaaggagacctgatagaactggagatcaaggacttcgatgtgatactaggcatggactggctagcgcGGCATGGCgaaaccatcgactgcaaacgcaagaaggtgatgttcgagactcttgacggccataaattatgcttcatgggacaggTTTCCGGACTACGTACAccactaatatcatctctcaaagctcaaaggatgatagaaaaagggtgtcaagtattcttagccagcatcacagatgcagtaaaggaaacaccgcttaaggttggagacgtccacattgtaagagaattcccagaagtatttcccgatgatataccaggattgccgccgactcgggaaattgacttcaaaatagaattagtaccgggcaccgaacctatctccaaggcaccataccggatggcacctacagaactcaaggagttaaagatgcagctacaagaactcctagacttgggcttcattagaccgagccattcgccatggggagcaccaattctatttgtgaagaagaaggacggaagcatgcggatgtgcatagactaccgtgagctgaataaagtaacaattaagaataagtacccgctaccccggattgacgacttgtttgatcaactccgaggtacgaccgtattttcaaatattgatttacggtccgggtaccatcaactcaaggtgcggggagaagatattcctaagacagctgttagaactcgttatgggcattacgagttcttagttatgtcttttggtcttaccaacgcaccagccgcgtttatggacttgatgaatagggtcttcaaggactacttagataaattcgtcgtagagttcatcgacgacatcttagtatactccaaggatgaagtcgagcacgaggaacatttgaggttgattttgtcacgactaaaggagcatcaactctacaccaagttcaagaaatgcgagttttggctttcgcaagtggcgttcctcgggcacattatatctaaggacggagttgtagtagacccatcaaaggtagaggtcgtgaaggattagccaagaccaaagaacgcatccgaagtaaggagctttctgggattagcaggttattataggaggttcatagagggcttttctaagatagccactccgctcaccaacctgacccggaaacaacaaagattcaactggactgataaatctgaagaaagctttcagttgcttaaggacaagctgtgctcagcaccagtactctgtgttaagacacccaacgataagttcgtagtctaatgcgatgcgtcgaagcaagggttgggttacgtgctgatgcagaatgacaaggtgatagcctacgcctcaaggcagctgaaggagtacgagcaatgctatccaacgcacgatatggagttggcagcggtggtctttgcgttgaaaatctggcgccattatctttacggagaacagtgcgagatttatatggaccaaaaaagtttaaagtacttctttactcagaaggagctcaacatgaggtagcgcaggtggttagagctagtgaaggattacgactgcgaaatccgataccacctgggaaaggcaaacgtagttgccgatgcgctaagtaggaagagctatggaagtttagcagcactagcagGAATAGGAAAGCCGCttcagcaggagctgatcagtgccagaatagaaatagttgtcggtaagctggctaatttgtctatcaagtcaaatctgctagaagatatacggattaggcaagggcatgacgacacactagcagcacatatggatacaatcagagaaggcaaggccacaaatttctcaatatcaggtcaagggttattgagatataaggatcgggtatgcgtgccaagtgatcaaaggattaagatgatgattctagaagaagcacacagtaccccgtactcagttcacccaggatcgaccaagatgactcacgacatcaaggcaatctattggtggccagagatgaagaaggacatagcgaaatttgtgtctaagtgtctagtatgccagcaagtgaaagcagaacatcagcggcctgcaggcttattgcaaccgcttaacgtaccagaatggaagtgggacaatatagctatggacttcgtgacaggtttgccacgaaAAAACaggcagcatgattcagcttgggtagtaatagatagactaaccaagtcggctcatttcctgtctgttaagacttcatacacggcggACCAATACatagacatctatgtccaagagatagtacggttgcatggaatccccaagacaatagtgtctgatagaggatcggtgtttacatcgatattttggggaaatttacagcaagccatgggtactaagttaagtcttagtacaacttttcatcctcagacagacggtcaatccgagcgtacgattcaaattttagaggatatgctatgcgcttgtgtacttgatttcggaggatcatggaataagtacttgccgctgatagagttctcctacaacaatagctaccagtcaacgatcggcatggcaccttatgagttgctttatggaagaagatgccgatcaccgttacattgggacaaggTAGAAGAAAAGCTGTTAGGAAAGATCAAGAAGCAGTGGTGCTGATTAGACAGCgcatgcttgctgctcaaagccgtcagaaaagctatgcgaatgccaagcgacgcgatgtggaattcaaagtcggagatcaagtcttcctgaagatatctcctatgaaaggtgtgaagcggtttaggaagaaaggcaagcttagtccccgatttataggtccttttgagatattggacaaagtgggagcagttgcatatagactagccctaccgccagccctagcagatagtcacaacgtgttccacatctcaatgccaCACAAGTATGcatcagacccatctcacgtcctcaagtacgatacgatagcactccagaaagacttgagttacgaggaacaaccggtaagcatcctagatagagggatgaagcagttacggtccaagagtattccaatagtcaaagtcctatggagtaatagttctgaacaggaggcaacgtgggagttggaggaggacatgcaaggccggtatccggaattatttggcaagtaaattttgaggatgaaattctttttagtatgggagaattgtagagtccaagaactttaatttgctagttagatagtagtagtaatagtaatagctagtagtagttgtagtatgttcattactgtggattttggttcaaaccgggacttagttggacactcgtagcaacacttgtagattttataagtttaacctatagtttaagaatattaattataacctaaggtttgattaatatgactaattatgaagatgatatttattataccataaggtttagatatacccaataagatattaacacttgtcatgtgtatgtttaaggagaaattaaagtattttttaggaatagtttattaagagtaatatttgaaaatcccagagtctgccagtagctttgaaatcgttaaaggacttagtcaaggttgtttacccaattcaaattaggatgaaaaagtgtaattacgcgtataatatttcaacgtatgtcgatatatcgcagctctagggggcgatatatcgccatacagggatacgaaaaacacgtaacttcgcacgaccatttcaatgagcctcgggaatatgagcccaggcgatatatcgcctatggtaggcaatatatcggctctacggctgcattttcaaatgattttgaaaccaagctcattttattccataaacctcttgataagccaaaatatttttgaccgagtcttcagcctttgctaaacgattattcaaatgtttttcaattaaaaagccattattttattcaagctaaatgaagatcttttcattcttaaactctataaataggacctagtacccagtcaCTTCTTCATtaatcaagctgagttcagagtctacaagctgctaggtttactttggagtgttaaacacttgggttggggttataagcttattaaacactcgggaagtaaggttcatagtgtgtatttcggtttcaaggtgtagttcggtcatagcaatttcaaaggtattcctattctagttcctttcagtattgtttcattaatttttatagtttttctctactcaaatcctaactcagtattctttattcttggttaggcatctaagttctttgaacttgaggttcttgttggtaagtatcttcccgatggtttagttcattcttttcatcttttttcttttagaatactcacctttctattaatggtttttaggagtgttccaaaatcccgaccttgttctcatcatcccggtattttggtaaggaaaataggatagttcttatgtgatatgtgctatgtttatataaaagtgttatgattatgctatagtatgactttatgtgttatgatatatgtatgtttggggcttatagttgttatatagcaaaccctatcacttttatgttttggggcttatagttgctatatagcaaaccccaacacttttatgtttttggggcttatagttgcttaactagcaaacctcattgtagtatgaggcttatagttgcttagttagcaaaccccaatagtcaccatgtacatgggttagaattatgatatgtgatatagtatatgatatatgttcatagtttatgtgtatgattatgtttcatgcttgtagtagattttccttgctgggcattaggctcattcctttatgttttatatgtgcaggaaaatagttatggcggcgagaaggttcttggcagcttgggaatgtgtattgagggagaatggaaatcggtggactgcgcaaacaattcgaggatgaagttatttaagtcttttaaaattatgcttta
It includes:
- the LOC133823555 gene encoding iron-sulfur cluster co-chaperone protein HscB homolog; this translates as MTRQNLRNLLSSTAVLRRTLSPNPNFQLYLAAKCPSSSSFCPPSPPTFLENHRLFPSPGLDFLGRRISGKIFISSQSVPDVHAKCWNCNAKAEAAPFLVCQSCRCIQPMDHSVDYFQIYGLEKKYDIEDHNLERKYKDWQKQLHPDLVHSKSEKEKEYAADQSARVIDAYRTLSKPLSRAIYVLKLEGVNVDEEETISELDLLAEIMEIRESVEEAADSQALNKIRSEMQEKLKHLSILFANAYHNRNFGEAVNTIRRMRYYERVIEEIVRRL